The following are encoded in a window of Geotrypetes seraphini chromosome 5, aGeoSer1.1, whole genome shotgun sequence genomic DNA:
- the BMP15 gene encoding bone morphogenetic protein 15 encodes MLLRVVLCRLLLSCFAVLLFPLALGKKDRPDSLENMAGSPSLPLIQALLEQVPAEPQVFWRKQINAQHFQYMVSLYQQLAEEDGRPKGDRKVSSNTVRLVKPSRSSMHFVQGPWHTQALRFHLQALPKAEYLVRATAVCSQTWSVENSKFFCKMELLSAGHVTTKPSFIDENIYPSHERSSNEKWVELDITSHVQSLMEDSKNNLWQHLNLRHVCNISEKTGSSFSRKEWEKMASLKIPFLLLYLNDTKKKSSKTNVEHIELEEPGLENDTATGPLLSRKTRQVGSIGLDLPGYRQKNMVVKNQCSLHSFRVSFHQLGWDHWIIAPHKYNPKYCKGDCLRILRYGYNSPNHAIVQNYINELVDQNVPRPSCVPYKYSPISVLMIEPNGSILYKEYDNMIAESCTCT; translated from the exons ATGCTGCTCAGAGTTGTTCTCTGTCGTTTGCTTTTGAGTTGCTTTGCTGTGCTGTTGTTTCCCTTGGCCCTGGGCAAGAAAGACAGGCCTGATAGCTTGGAGAACATGGCCGGGAGCCCATCTCTGCCTCTGATCCAGGCGCTGTTAGAACAGGTTCCAGCTGAGCCCCAGGTGTTTTGGAGGAAGCAGATTAATGCTCAGCATTTCCAGTACATGGTGAGCTTGTACCAGCAGTTAGCTGAGGAGGATGGCAGGCCCAAGGGGGACCGGAAAGTGAGCTCCAACACCGTGAGGCTGGTGAAGCCCAGCAGAAGCTCCATGCACTTTGTGCAAG GTCCTTGGCATACACAAGCTCTGAGGTTCCACCTCCAAGCCCTTCCCAAAGCGGAGTATCTGGTCAGAGCCACTGCCGTTTGTAGTCAGACCTGGTCTGTGGAAAATTCCAAGTTCTTCTGCAAGATGGAGCTGTTGTCAGCAGGCCATGTAACCACAAAGCCATCattcattgatgaaaatatttatCCTTCTCATGAAAGATCTTCAAATGAGAAATGGGTAGAACTAGACATCACTTCTCATGTTCAATCACTAATGGAGGACTCAAAAAACAATCTATGGCAACACCTCAATCTCCGTCATGTGTGCAATATATCGGAAAAGACTGGTAGTTCATTCTCCAGGAAAGAATGGGAAAAGATGGCATCTTTAAAAATTCCTTTTCTGTTGCTTTACCTCAatgacacaaaaaaaaaatcctccaagACCAATGTGGAGCATATTGAGCTAGAAGAACCAGGCCTTGAAAATGATACTGCAACAGGACCCCTACTCTCCCGGAAAACTCGTCAGGTGGGCAGCATTGGTTTGGACCTCCCCGGTTATCGCCAGAAAAACATGGTTGTCAAAAACCAATGCTCCCTTCATTCCTTTAGAGTAAGCTTTCATCAGCTTGGGTGGGACCACTGGATTATTGCTCCTCACAAAtacaatccaaaatactgcaaagGTGACTGTCTTCGTATCCTGCGCTATGGTTATAACTCACCAAATCATGCCATTGTCCAGAATTATATCAATGAATTAGTAGATCAGAATGTCCCACGGCCTTCCTGTGTCCCGTACAAATACAGTCCTATTAGCGTCTTGATGATTGAACCCAATGGTAGCATTCTCTACAAAGAGTATGATAATATGATTGCAGAATCTTGTACCTGCACATAA